In the genome of Gadus morhua chromosome 14, gadMor3.0, whole genome shotgun sequence, one region contains:
- the cartl gene encoding cocaine- and amphetamine-regulated transcript-like gives MDNSGMLRGLLCLGLVAVLCHGQTSQEVSSEDFGVDRSDVGAERDFIEAMERILGKMHDRVSPPEKRGIQMCGMGDRCAMKFGPRIGKLCDCGRGANCNSYLLKCI, from the exons ATGGACAACTCTGGCATGCTCCGTGGACTGCTCTGCCTTGGCCTCGTGGCCGTCCTCTGTCACGGACAGACGTCGCAAGAAGTTTCCTCTGAAGACTTTGGAGTAGACCGAAGCGAcgtgggagcagagagagatttT ATCGAGGCGATGGAGCGCATTCTAGGGAAGATGCACGACCGCGTCTCGCCCCCAGAGAAGAGAGGCATCCAAATG TGCGGGATGGGCGACAGGTGTGCCATGAAATTCGGTCCCCGCATTGGGAAACTTTGTGACTGCGGCAGAGGGGCCAACTGCAACTCCTACCTCCTCAAGTGCATCTGA